The nucleotide sequence aaacgactAAGTTCAAGTGACCCAAATTCAGAAAGCAGATGACAATGTCAGTTCCTAGTCAACAAAACTATAAATTACACATCATAACTCAGTACAATAAACAACATAATGTCTCTTAACAACTTCTCAATAAAGTTTCTCGCAAATTTCTAACAAAAAGTAAATATTCAGTATAAATATGAAGGACAATATTGTCATTGTATCACCATCATATGTATTTTGCCGTGTATTTAActacaaaaaagaaacacttaCCGGTACTTCTTAGCATATCCTCCTGAAGCGTGCGCTCATGGCCCGAATATGCGACACATGGGCATGAGCGCAAACACTTCTGTAACTTTGAAAATATCAGATCCAACAGACGGAGACCCACGCCTATTGCTCTCGGTGTGTCCCGCGGGGCTTCCATTGATTTGTGTGTTCAGAAGGGGAGCAGAAACACCCTGTTATCCTTCTCTTTTATATCCTTTATCTTTTTAGCAGCTGGTCGACATGAACGAGTCGGACAGGGCGAGCATCCTCAGCAGCGAGACTCCTGCGCCGACAGGCGACGACGACGCGAGGACTGATGGCACCAACAATGCAACAAAGACCGCCTGCTTCAAACCACCGCCTTACAAGTTGTGTTCGTTTATCACTGTAGAGCCGTTGATATTGCTCACCAACGTCGCCGTGACAACCACTTCATCATTGACCACGCAGTACATCTACGAAGTCGTCAGCGCGGAGGTCGGCTACAACGGAAGCAAGACGTCTGGGTGCAGCAACGTGTCTCTGCCTTTGGATCCTCTTCAGGAGGTACAACATCTTACCGCAAACAATGATGTACTCTGTTGTCAAACTTAGCTTTTACCTGTCTAATGGCTACACATTACACCTGGGGAAACTACGTTTAGTAACCATTTAAAATGTCATCTTTATTAGATTTCTGTGTAgtttctcattcatccaggtcatagttatccaaggtaagaTTTCTGTTTCTATTGGACTGTTATGTTTATCTTTTTTACAGTAGTTGCTTACAGTGACAGGAgaaatgttttgtttgttaTAAAGTTTTGCAAGACATGTTGTAATCACAGAACAGGTTTGAAGAACATATGGCCCTGTTACAcaggatttttaaaatgcaccaTTTAAATGGGAGACAAAGTATGAGGTGTATATGTGTCATTACCTCTAATTTACAGTCTGAAGAGCTTGATACAAACTTTTTAGtttgaagcatttttaaaagactGACAAGGTGTTTGGGAATAATGCGATACAATATTCAAGGTTTTCCTAAGGCTTATCATTAGGGTTAAAAATTCCTGTTAGGAAAAAGATATAGTGTGGCAGGACAAGGAACGACTTGGACAGAGTAAATGGTTTTGACGTCTTTATTTATCAACCACCAACCACTAACCGGAGGCGCATCGAGCAGTGCATTGACTAACCGGGGCTAACTACACCCCTCACCCCATAattcacctgggtgtgagatacgcCCCTAGGTGTCCGCCACAATAGTCAATTATTCTGAAGGACTTTTGCTTTTTTCAGTGTGTTAAATCTTTAGCTTATCAGGAAAAGATGAAAATTATTTAATCCACTTCTGAATCTCCCTTCTTGTGTCGCATGTTTTGTTGTCTTCATTATATTTGCTCTTGTTTTGCAGGAGGTGGACACCTTATCTGCCCACTGGAACCTATACATGAATCTTGGGGTATTTTCTGTGGGTCTGCTGTCGGTACCCCTCCTGGGATCATGGAGTGATATAGCAGGTCGGAGACCTGTGCTTCTCCTCTGCAGTCTTGGCTTCACACTCCAAGCATTACTTTATATATTGGTGATCTACCTGAGATTACCTGTGTTCTACTTTGTGATTGGTAAGGTAATCAGCGGACTTTTTGGTGACTCCAACATACTCATGGCTATCTCCTATTCATACGTGGCTGATAACATTGATGAAAAGTCACTCACTTTAAGACTCATTATCTTGGAAGCTTGTCTGGGGATTTCAGGGATGGTAGCAAGCATCATTGGAGGGGAATGGCTGAAAGCGCAGGGGTACGTCATTTTTGTGATTGTACGTTCTTGTCAAGTGTTTACATGATTGAATCACTACCCATGCATCTTTATTCCCTTGTTTAGATACCTTTACCCTTATTGGTTTACGCTAGCCGTCCACCTGACCTCAATACTGTATATGTACCTCTTCGTCTGTGAATCTATCGTGCCAGACAAAAGTGCGAAGCTCTTCAGCATTGACAACTATAAAGCCTGTTGGCGACTCCTCTCAAGAGGAGGCAGTGTCAGTGGCCAAGGAGGAAGATTCCAAAGAAGCAGGCTGTGGCTTTACCTGCTGAGCGCGATCCTTATAATGACCACAAACACCGGCACCTCATCGCTGTACGTGTTGTATGAGCTGACTTCACCGCTGTGTTGGGGGCCTGACCTCATTGGTTATGGATCAGCAGTCCAGAACATTGCATACCTTGTCAGTCTCCTGGCGTTGAAGGTTATGCAGAGTTGTATCTCAGAATCCTCGATCGCTGTCATGGGTTTGATATCCACCATTTTAGGCCAGGTGGTCTTCTCCGTGGCAAATACCACAGCTCTTATGTTCACAGGTAAGAGAATGTGGATATTTAACTCCTGATGtcttatatacagtatgttggGATATATGATAACTATAAGACAACAGTTAAGCAAACTTTGTCTAAActggaaaaaatgaaagagtgatttatattattttatatgtttttattgcatTCAAGTACATTTAGTGGAATGCCTATTGCCTGCTTCACCAATATTACTGTGTATCATTTATGTGTCTTCAGGTTATGTTGTGTCACTTATGTACATAGTCCCTATACCTGTGCTCAAGTCAAAGATGTCCAAGATGGTTAGTCCATCAGAGCAAGGTGAGTCACATGCACTGGAATTCCAAAAGAGCAATGCAGTAAATGGTTTGAATAAAAAGTATTTATTGTTGATGTTCCCATGTAATTGAACCAAAGGGTGTAATGAAAATTTGGTCTGATTATCTACACTCTGTGTAAACAGACTCTTACTCATTTTCTAGGTGTTATGTTTTCTGTTATTGGCTTTTTGGAGAGTCttttggttctggtttctctATCCATCTTCAACAACCTCTACCCAGCCACCCTGAGCTTCATGAAAGGGTTCTCTTTCCTGTTTGCTGCCATTGTCCTCCTTATACCGAGTGGAATATTTGGGTGAGTTTGTCTTTACTAAGTGGTCttattaccgtattggcccgaatataagacggtgttttttgcgttgaaataagactgaaaaagtgggggtcgtcttataatcagggtcgtcttatattcgggccaatacggtaactAACTTGACAAATACATCACAAATTATgattcacatttaaatgtctgtAGGGTCCTGCATTGTCTCGATAAAAGAAGAGATCACAGGGCCTTCTAAGCAGGTGCCCTTAATCCTGACAAGAGACAAGTCAACAGTATCTATGGTGGGAGCAGCAAGAACTCTTTTATCCTTCTCTTATACACATTAATCTCTTTTATGCCATTTTAGTTGAACTAGTTCTTGTTACATCCCACAGATTGACATGTTTACCTTAACAAAAGTATTCCTCACTGCTTGCAAATATATCTCATCTTCTTGATGaatatcccttttggggtcatggggaggttGCAAATATATGcaatattcaataaaatatgttaAATATGACACAGACTTCAGTGAATTAAATATTGAGTTTTATTGATTACAGGCTGTAATTTGTTGAGAAACAAATCCAAACCCCTGATCATTAAAGGTGTCACCTGCCATAGCAGAAGATTGTCTTTATAAGTTTGAGGCTCTGCACTATACAGGGGAAATCAGTACATATATGAGTTCCATTAGCATTTCAGCCATACAGCAAAGTAAAGTATGTCTTTGTCAAAGAGGAACCATCATGGTCCAGTGTAATGTGGACTGGGTGGCAGATCTGACAAATTCTACTAGGACATGGAACATCACTTCTCTGGCGGGAAAGGAACTAGTGGCAGAGCAATTCTGACAAAAGCTCGCCCAGTCTGAACTATGGAACAGAAGGGCTTATTTTCACATCAGCAACTATCAATCCCATGAAGGCTTTTTAACCAGCATCAAATGGCATCCAAAACAATAAATCCATTAAAACTATTTAAATGGGAAACGTTGCTGCAGTTAGAGAGTTGGAGTTAGAGCAAAATACAAATGTCCATGTCTTCTGCTCTGAAACAAAACCAGCAGTCCAGCAAGTGTGCTCCTCCCACTCCCAGCTCCACACTGGATAGTCCCAGAGCACTGGTCCAGCCGCCATATGCACAATGTGGTCAAGTCCGCTTCCTCCCACAAAAACAAACTCAGAGGGATATTTAGAGCTACAATGAAATTGAAATGAACTGTATGAATGGTTAGATCAGgttaacagatttttttttcaaataaaatgctGAATATTAATATCAATTAATCTTTGATTTTTataataatgcatttaaattattctttttaatgatGGAATGAGACTAGATTGTTTCAAAGTATTGCTTTAGAGGTTTGATGTTTAGATGTTAACTTGGATTAGCCcatttctgtttgcattttcataaacatATTAGTACCTTCACCATGGAAGGAAGTCATATGACTTCTAAATTATCTAGCAATCATTGTTTGTCCGTTTGTTTGTTAGCAAAATACCTCAAAACTTCAAGAAATGCTGATGATGTACCAACGAAGAGCTGATTAAATATTGGTAATGTTCTGGATTCTGGTGGGACTTCCGACACCAAGTGATTTTCATCATAAAGCAACCCACTAATGTAACCTTATgttactactgcctatatataCTATACTATGGGTGTAAGTCAccatatgtggggaaatgacctgctcAGTGGGGGTCTGGCTCACCGAGAgtgatttttaaattttagtTTCAGTAAATTATATTTCACagtgagaaaataaaaacctaaaTTAAATGACAGTAAGTTTTAATTTCTGAGAACAGCAGTAAGGCAAGAGCAGATAAAGATGCTACATAATAGTTGTTGCATTCAAGATTTCAATAAACTCTCTTTAGTTAACACATAACAGCATATTTATTTGAGCATCACATGTATCTTTGATGGTCATCATCAGCCTTAGTTTTGTTTCATCCACTGATACAGAAGCACATAGTCATTGCTACCTTCACTCCATGCGTTTTTAGTTCAGCTACATTTTAGTCTTTACAACAGGTTTTGACTCATTTGACCAATTCTGGGATAAATACATTTGCTAGAAACCATTTTCCACCACATCATAAACTGAAAAGCCCAGTCCAATGACGGATTTGATCAGAAACATCGCCAAGGTGGAGTTATGTTCAAGGCCTAAAACATGTAAGGCAGAGGGTGCACAGCACAGTATTGATTCA is from Takifugu rubripes chromosome 11, fTakRub1.2, whole genome shotgun sequence and encodes:
- the LOC101063658 gene encoding proton-coupled folate transporter-like, whose product is FKPPPYKLCSFITVEPLILLTNVAVTTTSSLTTQYIYEVVSAEVGYNGSKTSGCSNVSLPLDPLQEEVDTLSAHWNLYMNLGVFSVGLLSVPLLGSWSDIAGRRPVLLLCSLGFTLQALLYILVIYLRLPVFYFVIGKVISGLFGDSNILMAISYSYVADNIDEKSLTLRLIILEACLGISGMVASIIGGEWLKAQGYLYPYWFTLAVHLTSILYMYLFVCESIVPDKSAKLFSIDNYKACWRLLSRGGSVSGQGGRFQRSRLWLYLLSAILIMTTNTGTSSLYVLYELTSPLCWGPDLIGYGSAVQNIAYLVSLLALKVMQSCISESSIAVMGLISTILGQVVFSVANTTALMFTGYVVSLMYIVPIPVLKSKMSKMVSPSEQGVMFSVIGFLESLLVLVSLSIFNNLYPATLSFMKGFSFLFAAIVLLIPSGIFGVLHCLDKRRDHRAF